Proteins encoded by one window of Anopheles maculipalpis chromosome 2RL, idAnoMacuDA_375_x, whole genome shotgun sequence:
- the LOC126556203 gene encoding luc7-like protein 3 — protein MVDVARQLLDELMGRNRNLDPSASAKEVSWTDEEFCSYFLVKFCPHDLFVNTRADLGQCTKLHDDEAKRLFDEAKPCRKKTQYEEDFLRFCTNMINEVDRKIVKGKQRLLLMNSKTEGGRPAPKHQEQISSLTERINKLVRDAEEAGTRGDVEQAQGLMEQCDQLKEEKEALIKQHESNGWSVTAEIAASQEKQMEVCEVCGAFLIVGDAQQRIDDHLTGKQHLGYSKLRKAVDEMYEARRKNTINLEERRSKDDDRRRRDNPKREERKSRERDDRYNNKREDRDRNRYRRDHRDYKDRSDRYDNRQRDRHSRRDRNERDRDRSRSRSY, from the exons ATGGTCGATGTTGCTCGCCAATTACTCGACGAGCTGATGGGAAGGAACCGTAATCTGGACCCTTCTGCTTCGGCGAAAGAAGTGTCGTGGACCGATGAAGAG tttTGTTCATACtttttggtaaaattttgTCCCCACGACCTATTTGTAAATACCCGTGCCGATTTGGGCCAATGCACTAAACTGCACGACGACGAAGCGAAGCGTTTGTTTGACGAAGCAAAACCTTGTCGCAAGAAAACGCAGtatgaagaagattttttaagGTTTTGCACCAACATGATCAATGAGGTGGACCGTAAGATTGTGAAAGGTAAGCAAAGACTTCTACTTATGAACAGCAAAACGGAAGGCGGGCGGCCCGCACCCAAGCATCAGGAGCAAATCAGTTCCCTAACCGAACGGATCAATAAACTCGTGCGAGATGCGGAAGAAGCCGGCACACGAGGAGACGTCGAGCAGGCCCAG GGTTTAATGGAGCAATGTGATCAGctgaaggaagaaaaggaagctcTGATAAAGCAGCACGAATCAAATGGATGGTCAGTAACGGCGGAAATTGCTGCCTcccaggaaaaacaaatggaagtttGTGAAGTGTGCGGAGCATTTCTAATTGTTGGCGATGCACAGCAAAGGATTGATGACCATCTTACGGGTAAACAGCATCTAGG ATATTCTAAATTACGTAAAGCGGTTGATGAAATGTATGAggcgagaaggaaaaataccATCAATCTCGAAGAGCGCCGCTCGAAGGACGATGACCGTCGGAGACGAGACAATCCAAAGCGCGAAGAACGCAAATCACG AGAGCGAGACGATCGCTACAATAACAAACGAGAGGACAGAGATCGTAATCGCTATCGGCGTGATCATAGAGATTATAAGGATCGGTCTGATCGCTATGATAACCGTCAGCGAGATCGTCATAGCAGACGCG ATCGTAACGAGCGGGATCGTGATCGTAGTCGCAGCCGTAGCTACTAA
- the LOC126556172 gene encoding WD repeat-containing protein 74 translates to MKYASVNSKCPSYTEKHILYVGAHTGSFKRIDAYADDPFKQLNLQPIDVLNKTSKITCMEFGNADRTELLIGRTNRCVKVFNCSKEESISNFEIGTSEVVGLGRSNGCIVVGCTDGMVQIVKYPEPIKFSVGENLSRLRLCPEDENRMVTGGKQLKQIIKLWDLETQKVLFQAKNVKKVLELEQLVWDNDVVFVNRNLIAACSRHGYVRLYDTRGPARRPVQDFTSTDPDGQLAFSCLASHGDYLYAGTTTFGARAFDLRRMKNHIHVYKGFSGTVTSIRVDPSGNHLFTGCLDRYVRVHHAHKTALEYRCYVKSKPTQVLGIEWKERTEEKKRHADDITNDDSIQILSNDDASDPEYDEMFSKMATVK, encoded by the exons atgaaataCGCGTCTGTAAACTCAAAGTGTCCCTCGTACAcggaaaaacatattttatatgtTGGAGCACATACCGGTTCATTTAAAC GAATCGACGCATATGCCGACGATCCATTCAAACAGCTCAATCTTCAACCGATTGATGTGTTGAACAAAACGTCCAAGATTACCTGCATGGAATTCGGTAATGCCGACCGGACCGAGTTACTGATCGGGCGAACAAACCGTTGTGTGAAGGTATTCAACTGTTCTAAAGAGGAAAGCATATCGAACTTCGAAATTGGCACCAGCGAAGTGGTTGGTCTTGGGCGAAGCAATGGATGCATTGTGGTTGGATGTACTGATGGAATGGTACAGATCGTGAAGTATCCTGAACCGATCAAATTTAGTGTTGGCGAAAATCTTTCCCGGTTACGGCTCTGTCCCGAGGATGAGAATCGAATGGTTACCGGTGGAAAGCAATTGAAGCAGATCATTAAACTCTGGGACTTGGAGACGCAAAAGGTTCTCTTCCAGGCTAAAAATGTTAAGAAAGTGCTAGAATTGGAGCAGCTCGTGTGGGACAATGATGTGGTATTTGTAAACCGAAATCTAATCGCCGCCTGTTCCCGGCATGGATATGTTCGTTTGTACGACACAAGAGGACCTGCGAGACGACCAGTTCAAGATTTCACATCAACCGATCCTGATGGTCAGCTCGCCTTCTCTTGTTTGGCATCGCACGGAGATTATCTTTACGCTGGCACGACCACCTTTGGAGCGAGAGCATTTGATTTGCGACGAATGAAAAATCATATTCATGTGTATAAAGGATTCAGCGGGACGGTTACATCGATTCGGGTTGATCCGTCCGGAAACCACTTGTTTACGGGATGTCTCGATCGATATGTGCGTGTGCACCATGCTCACAAAACGGCTTTAGAGTACCGATGCTACGTAAAATCGAAACCGACACAGGTTTTGGGAATTGAATGGAAAGAACGTACCGAAGAGAAAAAGCGCCATGCGGACGACATTACCAACGATGATAGTATTCAGATACTGTCGAATGATGATGCATCCGATCCAGAATACgatgaaatgttttccaaaATGGCAACGGTCAAGTAA
- the LOC126567360 gene encoding uncharacterized protein LOC126567360, with the protein MLLDQFFRTKRSPALTESLRCGLASVADYERRMCETADSSVVDYCRGGAASERTVTHNRAAFDRLIIRPRCLQRIGGSRSLEVTSFGISYRMPIGIAPVALQCLAHPEGEKAMARAARTFGVPFVLSVLSSVSIEELAEAVPRAPKWFQLYIFKDRELTECLVRRAEKARFRALVVCVDTPAPGLSRTERRNPLTLPAKVTCANFVPNGNGSNGNSKAKSCSASVLDYVRSQLDPSLGWDAIRWLMSITTLPVIVKGILNRADALIAADVGVHGLIVSNSGGRQLDYAPAAIEVLPEIVHAVGHRVEVMLDSGVSQGTDAFKALAIGARMVFVGRAAVYGLAVNGQRGAEEVLDILKTELESTMLNAGCGTLADLTPQHVCHEAQLYYPSMADQLRRSWRRESFRSDRYRSRDRQSNTETCGGETTLPDADRDDVECVGIRAENVAERVTFQQRSVDTPIRDGPVCPEAKHFLTKVAPTVAHPPYRNVPLQLSVPRGIFRSNTNNLSKCKGNATASGCPSEGNAKTARSVINRKDFSSRRVKSHSMHNLMVVEDAERNCSNS; encoded by the exons ATGCTTTTGGATCAGTTTTTCCGAACCAAGCGGTCACCAGCCCTCACCGAAAGTTTGCGCTGCGGATTAGCTTCCGTAGCCGACTATGAGCGACGCATGTGCGAAACGGCTGATAGCTCTGTCGTCGACTACTGTCGGGGCGGAGCAGCCAGCGAACGAACCGTGACACACAATCGTGCTGCCTTTGATCGGTTGATCATACGACCACGGTGCCTGCAACGTATCGGCGGTAGTCGTTCGCTGGAAGTGACATCTTTTGGTATCAGCTACCGCATGCCAATCGGAATTGCTCCCGTTGCGTTACAATGTCTCGCACATCCCGAGGGTGAGAAGGCTATGGCACGGGCGGCCCGTACCTTCGGTGTCCCGTTTGTGCTGAGCGTACTTTCGAGCGTATCGATCGAAGAGCTAGCGGAAGCTGTACCACGCGCTCCCAAGTGGTTTCAGTTGTACATTTTCAAAGATCGAGAACTAACCGAATGTCTAGTACGTCGCGCGGAAAAGGCGCGATTCCGGGCGCTTGTGGTGTGTGTAGACACTCCGGCACCGGGGTTGAGCAGAACGGAACGGCGGAATCCTTTAACCCTGCCAGCGAAGGTAACGTGCGCCAATTTCGTTCCAAATGGCAACGGGTCAAACGGAAACAGCAAGGCTAAGTCATGCTCGGCTAGCGTTCTGGATTACGTACGCAGCCAGCTTGATCCTAGCCTCGGCTGGGACGCAATACGATGGTTAATGAGCATCACGACGCTACCGGTCATTGTGAAGGGCATTCTTAACCGGGCCGATGCGCTCATTGCCGCAGACGTTGGCGTGCATGGATTGATCGTGTCGAATAGTGGAGGTCGCCAGCTTGATTATGCACCTGCTGCG ATTGAGGTCCTACCGGAGATAGTGCATGCCGTTGGCCACCGTGTTGAAGTTATGCTAGACAGTGGTGTCTCTCAAGGTACGGATGCTTTTAAGGCTCTAGCAATTGGGGCGCGCATGGTATTTGTCGGCCGTGCTGCCGTGTATGGACTGGCAGTAAACGGACAACGAGGCGCCGAAGAAGTGCTGGACATTCTCAAAACCGAGCTCGAGtctacgatgctgaatgctgGATGTGGCACCTTGGCCGACCTCACGCCACAACACGTCTGTCACGAAGCACAGCTCTACTATCCTTCGATGGCAGATCAGCTGCGAAGATCTTGGCGACGAGAAAGTTTTCGCAGCGATCGGTATCGATCACGTGACAGACAGAGTAACACAGAAACATGCGGCGGGGAAACAACTCTGCCGGATGCAGACCGTGATGATGTCGAGTGCGTTGGCATACGAGCAGAAAATGTAGCAGAACGAGTAACATTTCAGCAGCGTAGCGTTGATACGCCGATTCGAGACGGACCAGTATGTCCGGAAGCAAAGCATTTCTTGACGAAGGTAGCACCAACGGTAGCCCATCCTCCATATCGGAACGTTCCGCTGCAGCTAAGCGTTCCGCGTGGAATATTCCGTTCGAACACAAACAATTTGTCGAAATGTAAAGGCAATGCTACCGCATCAGGGTGTCCTTCGGAAGGGAATGCAAAAACGGCTAGAAGCGTCATTAATAGAAAGGATTTTTCATCCCGACGGGTAAAATCACATTCGATGCATAATCTAATGGTCGTAGAGGACGCAGAGCGAAATTGTAGCAATTCTTAA